A stretch of Chryseobacterium viscerum DNA encodes these proteins:
- the rsfS gene encoding ribosome silencing factor — MNKTAEKQALIDKIVEAIQDVKGEDIMIFDLSNIENSVAETFVICSGNSNTQVAALAGSVEKKVRNELQDRPWHVEGTENAMWVLVDYVSVVVHIFQKQVREYYDIEELWGDAVITKIENE, encoded by the coding sequence ATGAATAAAACAGCAGAAAAACAAGCGTTAATAGATAAAATCGTTGAAGCTATCCAGGATGTAAAAGGAGAAGACATTATGATCTTCGATCTTTCAAACATCGAAAACTCCGTAGCAGAAACGTTCGTGATATGTAGTGGAAACTCAAATACACAGGTGGCTGCATTGGCAGGAAGTGTTGAGAAAAAAGTAAGAAACGAACTGCAGGACAGACCTTGGCACGTAGAAGGTACTGAAAATGCAATGTGGGTATTGGTAGATTACGTTTCAGTGGTGGTTCATATATTTCAGAAACAGGTACGTGAGTACTATGATATAGAAGAGCTTTGGGGTGACGCAGTCATTACCAAAATTGAAAATGAATAA
- a CDS encoding biotin--[acetyl-CoA-carboxylase] ligase codes for MSQLFYLKECSSTNDEISKFLLYENSDFIGLHTFNQTKGRGQYGNVWTQTAGKNLAYTLAVNTQNILCSDFIFNYYTAMVIRDFLANLSESEVKIKWPNDIILKGKKIVGILIEKKKINQNNYFIIGAGINILQDKFDEISNAGSLLTQTGSQFGLEEVSLNLHEYLSEKLKNIPSDQEILDGFNANLFRKDMISVFEIEKERQNGIIRNADEKGELWIELEDGMRSFYHKEVKLLY; via the coding sequence ATGAGCCAACTCTTCTACCTGAAAGAATGTTCTTCTACTAATGACGAAATATCAAAGTTTTTACTTTACGAAAATTCAGATTTTATTGGACTGCATACTTTTAATCAAACTAAAGGCCGTGGTCAGTATGGAAATGTCTGGACTCAAACTGCTGGAAAAAACCTGGCTTATACGCTGGCAGTGAACACTCAGAACATCTTGTGCTCCGATTTTATATTCAATTATTATACCGCAATGGTTATCCGGGATTTCCTTGCCAATTTGTCTGAATCAGAGGTAAAAATCAAATGGCCGAATGATATTATCCTTAAAGGTAAAAAAATCGTTGGAATTTTAATAGAAAAGAAAAAAATTAATCAAAATAATTATTTCATCATAGGAGCAGGGATCAATATTCTTCAGGACAAATTTGATGAAATATCCAATGCAGGATCACTCCTGACGCAGACAGGCAGTCAATTCGGCCTGGAAGAAGTTTCATTAAACCTCCATGAATATTTGTCTGAGAAACTGAAAAACATTCCTTCTGATCAGGAAATTCTGGATGGATTCAATGCTAATCTTTTCAGAAAAGATATGATCTCTGTCTTTGAGATTGAAAAAGAGCGACAAAATGGCATCATCCGAAATGCAGACGAAAAGGGTGAACTCTGGATTGAACTGGAAGACGGAATGCGTTCCTTTTATCACAAGGAAGTAAAATTACTTTACTGA